A stretch of DNA from Castor canadensis chromosome 2, mCasCan1.hap1v2, whole genome shotgun sequence:
CATGTTTCCACACTTTGACCAAAAAGACCTTTCACTCACAGGATTCTCTCTCCAGCTGACCTAGATGGTACAATAGAAGCCATGAGTGAGCACATTGTAAAAGGAGGTGTTGCTGTGACCAGTGGTCTCTTGCCTCTGTCCAGCATCAGAACCTGCTATATACCTTAGTTTCTATTGCTTTTCTTGTTTGATCCATTGAATAGAAAAcatttgatttcaaaatattttgatcaTTTACCCTTCTGACTGTCTAGCAGATAAAAAGTGCAGCTGGACATTTTCAAGGTGATGGTGGTATGTCTGTAGCTAGCCTagttaaaataaaacatgagCACACTATGTAAGAAGTACCTGGGTCCTAGAGTCAGAAGGAGATGGTTCTTCCAGCCTGCTAGCTCCCTGACTTTgggtaatttttttcaaaatactttatatttttaacttgCAAGTATTATGTACCTCAAGTGTAGGGAAGTAtaatacagaaaggaaaaaataatttaaaatggaaagtCCCCTTCTGATTTCAGTTCTGcttcctgtgttttcatttttccagacCTTTTTCTAAAGTATATGAATATTttagaacacacatacacataaagtTATGGGGGTTTGtttcttgaaaattaattttacagATCTTTAATTTCTTCATGTTAATACTTTTTTAAGGTTGTTGTGAAACCTTAAAGAATTGATGTTAAAAGACACAAAGTAGGCTTTAataagattttattattattgaaatgAATCTAGAAGAATATTGGGGAATGCATGAGAAGTTAAAAGGTGGAAGGGGTGGGGTTTAGCTCAGCGGTAAAgcttgtgcttagcatgtgtgaggctcttgAGTTTAATCCCAGCAACCCTCTCCTGCCCcttaaaaaaagatgaagaaggtTGGACAAGTTtagcttttgaaaaatgtttgcaTTTACTATTCAAAGGCACAGAGTACCTGCtgtagaaaaaaatactttaaagaaaaatcactaaGAGGTTATTGATCCCCTGTCTCTCTTTTCTGAAGATTCCAAATCAGAAAAAAGAGACACAGATGCTCCTGGATCTGCTTCCTGACAGAATTGGGCATGGAACATTTCTCAATTCTTCTGAGGGAGAATCCCTGGATCTGGTGGATTTTGTGAGGCATCACCGGATACCACTGGGTAAGGCTTAGGGTTTTAGGTCTCCCAGACAACCCTCTGGCTCTTCTTCCCCAGTGCCCAGGTTGTAAACCTTATGTGGAAAAGTACTGTTCTAAAATTACAAATAtcatttagaaattaaaagatgCATGGTGTTTGTGTTTTCTGAACCTTGCTTAGGCAATGAAAGTTTTAGCTCccattagaatataggttccatGAGACTACGGTGTctgtctgtcttgttcactgcTACAGTCCCCATACTTAAAACTCAGTAAGCCTTTTGGAAGGAATAAGGGTCATCTAGAATTTTGAAAATGACTTTATTGATATTAACATGTTATAAAAatctataacatttaaaaattaagaattgtaGACAAGTGTCAGAGTCTTGTAATCCCACGtgctgaggaggctgaggcaggaggatcttgggatcaaggccagcctggactacaggcaagaccctatctcaaaaaaaattatggaaaattcaaaataatatttttacatatcCACTGACCATTACACACTTATTGTGAATGTGTTTATGGAGGGTCTGCTTTGTTGTGTTCATTGTTATGACTGCTGGGAAGAGAGCAATAAAAAAGTAGACATTTCTGTCTCCAGGAATTCATATTCTAACTGTAGGAAGACTAaacaaataaggaagaaaataccaTTGGTAAGgtctatgaagaaaattaaacaggCAGGGTGATGTAATGATCAAATAACCACTTTCCTTTAGTGATTAGGGaaggtatttgttttgttttggggggcgttggtgctgaggattaaatCCTGGACCTTGTGCATGGAagacaagcactataccactgagctacgccccCCAGCTTGGAAAGAACcttctaaagagaaaaagaagtcattAGCTATAAACTATAAACCATTTTACTGAGTTTGAACCCATTTTGCTGAATTTGAAAGTTTactaatttataaaaacatttgtgTGGGTTTATATTTCAactatttagaattttaaaaaattcgtAATAACTGAGGTTTTATACCAAGATTTTTAAACATCCACAATAGTAGAGAGAATGGGAACCTCTTGCATAGTGATCTTACTTGATGTTGTGTCCCAACTCTGCTCCCAGCAGAGTGAGGAAGCATCACTTAGACTGACTGACCTTGCGTGAGGCCATCTTACCAAGTGAGCAAATGCTATCACTCAAGTCAGTGAAGTATTTTCCTCTAACTGAGGAGCCAAGTACAGTGTTTCAAGGAAGGAATTTGTTAGTAGGAACAGTTGTTCTTCAAATGGACTTATCTAGAAGCAGCAGGCAGTGAATGGATGGTAGTTGGATAAAGGTGTTAGGGGTTTTCTTAGAAGCCATGAGAGAAGCTAGGTCTTTATGGTGCTGAAGCTCTCAAGCAGTGCTagttttcttatctttgttttggCCCTCCTTGTAAGACCAGTAGGAATCACTGTAGCCCTTTGAAAACTCTTCTCCTCTATCATAACAATCCCCTGCCTTGTTCATCACGAGTCTTGTAACATTattctttcctctctgttttgGTAAAAGAAAGGGAAGCACGTGGCTGTGAGGAGAGGACTAATTCTTTGCCTGGCACAGTTGCTGCCATAGTTATAGCACATACTTCCTGTACAGCTATATTAATTGAGCTACAAATTTGTACATCGCACATAAAGAAAGATCACttttataaaacaatgaaactacaACAAATCAGTATAGTTTGGAAAGATTTCTCATGAGTCTACTTGGTGAACACTGAATGACTTCGTATTTTCTTTCATATAGAACTCTGTTTGACCTCAAACATCAAAAGTCAGACAGTTCCATCTTATGACCAGCATCACTTTGGATTCTGGTACAGCATTGCCCATCCTTCTGTGATCTGTGTaagatttttgttcctttttagcTGCTGCATTGAATTGGGTCTGACATTTTACTACCTAGCTTTGGGTGTTGGGGTTAGTGCCCTAGAAGATGGGTTAGAGAGGACTGGGACATGAGAGAGCAGCAAAGGGCCAGGGTGACTGTGGTTCATTTCTATGGGAAGAGGTCCTGGACAATATTGGAGGgaacctaaaaggaaaaaaaaaattttactaatGCCCAGCACCCATCCCATGGGATTCTGTTTTATTCCATCTGGGATGAGTTCTGGGCATGGAGATATCTTAAAAGCTCTGTAGTGGTTTTAATATATAGGCAGGGATGAAACGCCCTGGTATATGCTTTTTTAAGTATAAACAAGTCTCTTTAGTTATAGATATGCATAGATGCATTTATAGGCCCCAGTTTAGACTCTTGAAAGAAGCAAGGTAAATAGAGAAATagattgtaaattttaaaaaagtttatccATGTTCATTTTGAGATGTTCTTTTTTATCTTGGCAGACTGATGATAAGGGTGTTTTTGCGACCTACCTTTCTCAAGAGTATCAGCTGGCAGCCGAGACATTTAATTTGACTCAGTCTCAGGTGTGGGATTTGTCTTACGAATCCATTGACTACATCTTTGCTTCTGACAGCACCAGAGCTGAACTGAGGAAGAAGTGGAATCACCTGAAGCCCAACGTGTTGCACTTTTAAGCTTTGGTAAAGTGAAATTCTTGAGTATATGTTGCAGCAGATCTGAGTAAACTGTCTACACTTCCTTGTACAGCAGCCAAGTATGTGGGCTCTGTCACCAGCACTTTACACATGGCAGGTGCTCCGTAAATACAGCATATACTCAATAGTAGGCTCTGAGCTCTTTTGTGACTTACCTCCATCTGCTTACTGGAAAGAACTAGAGTGTTGTTGCTAACTGAATTCCCCATTCTAccagtggttttatttttcattttttgtttttatttggtcttttttttttttaacttaggcgTGATCATAAAATTTTCTTATCAGGAAAAGTGTTGGAAATACTGGtctaaggtaaagaaaaagggaaaaacagattgTTGTCAAGACCTTTGAGCCTTCTAGCTTTTGTTGTTTAATCTGACTCCCTTCACTTGCTTTAACTTTGACTATTATTTCCCAATACCATTGATGACAGGTCACATTGCACACTGTGGATTTGTGTGAATGCTCAGTAGTCAGGGTTAATTTACTTTGGATGACCCTAATGACTGATTAAAGCTATCTGCTGGAATCTGTCTCAGCCCTTCTCATGATGGCCTTTGTCAATACTTGAAAGGGATTGAAGTCATTGCTCCAATTTAGGAATAAAAAGAGAtggaactgaagtttgaactcagggcttcatgcttgcaaagcagacgttCTACCTCTTGcctcacacctccagtccattttggtcaggttattttgtagatgggagTCTCGAAAACTGTTTGCCAGGGGTGGCCTTGatctcgatcctcccaatctcagccacccaagtagctaggactagcTGGAGTTCCATTTTTAAAACAGCTTCTAttacttcactttttttctttgtagaagcTTCCAGGATTTCTACCCCAGTACTCACTTATTCCTCATTCCAAAAGATTCTTCTAGTAGTGGCAAAATTGTGGTTACTAGAGTTCTTTGCATCTCCTATAACTCCACCCCTGTAAGGTAGACCACCAGCACAGGTTTATATAAACTCACACACATACCATGGCTACTTTAGCTGAAGACAAGGGACAAAGTAAAATATGTTTTGAAtggtaagggaaaaaaaaaaagaacttattaGATACCAAGGTGTGCTTGGATCACTTTGCTCCTCAGAATGTCTATTTTTTGCATTATTTGTATTACAGGAAAAAAGTCTGATGACATCCCTAATTTCAGTTCCTAAGGGTTTCTAATAAGTTTTGTATCTGTCTGTCTTTTAAGGGACAGGGTAGAGGGAAGCTCTTAGTTTTTTGAAATTCTTAAATGTTTATAACTTTATGTAACCTTATATTATTCTCCATGCCCATCCACTCATAGTAAAAACAATTATGTTTTATTAATAAAACATGGATGTTTTACAGCCTAAAatgttataaaacaaaatttaatgacataaaagtatatgtaatatattcagtGAAAAAATGTGATTATAAACAATTATAGTCCAATTTTTAATATGCATACAAAAACAAGTGGGgtgaataattttaatttattaattacctTTATTGTGAAGTAGTTTTCACAGTAGAAATGACATGTGAGGCTGTAATTCCAGGAAGCggaagcagaaggatctcaaattgtgagctacatagcaagactgtctaaaaaaacaatttttgagATGTAGcccagtgataaagcacttgccttgcatgtgcgaggccctaggttcaatccctagcatggcaaaaaaataaaataaaaaaaggctgATACAAAGGCTAGGATAAGAGACTTCCATGGTGGCACAACTCTAATCTCAGCACactactcaggagcctgaggcagaaggatcttgagttataggccagcctgggctgcatagtgagaccctgtctctaaagacctaaattaaacaaaaaagaccACTAAGCTCGCCGGAACTTGAGTCTCAAGTTGCTTCCTTATCTGTTCGAAATTCTCAAATGCCAACTTTAGGTAACCAGAAATTTGTTTTAGACTAAAAACTTTCAGGTACTTGGTGGCCCATAGTCTAATGAGTTATTAGAATATAGACTTCACTGTATAGTATGAGGTGAATGTATCTTAGCTTCTGAACTGTGTTTAGggcatatataaaaaatatttatcatttgaaTTCTGCTAATGTAATTTGAGGATTGCACTCTTTGTAGACGACTTTAAAATTGCTTCCTTATCTACTGAGTTATACAAATTGAACTGAATCCCCCTTGATTCCATAAATAAATATgcagtatttatttaaaattatattccatatacattcctgggctcaagtgatcctcttgcctcagtctcctgagtaactggaactACAGGGACACAGGACTATGCCTGGCTCCGTTTATTTTGATCATAGTGGAGCTGTGCTGGCCAGACCCTTTTGGGCTCTGAGATTCTAGAGGCTTCTGTTTCTATCCTTTATTTAATCTGACTTCCAGTTCCAAAGATTTATTTCTGAAAGAGCCACATGGTGATGTGCTAGGAAAGGAGGAATTTGAGCTTCTACCatctattataaaataaattataataaattatatgcaCCATATATATTAAACACATTACTTTAAGCACCATGGTTTCATAGAATATCCTTTATGCCATGAGTTAGCTATTTGAGTGTACCAGagtaaagttttcattttaaattgaatAATGAGGAGATGACTGAGCCATCTTTACACTGTACCTCATCTTCCCTTCCCTACCTGGTCACTATGAAGCAGTGATACAAAGTTGACAAGACTCAGCTTCAATACTTGGATTACAATGAAAGAGAAATGACTGCAATACAgacaataagcaaataaaaggaagaatgatagtatggggaaaatattaaatagtaatAGCACTAAGGAAACAAGTGACAAGGATATATGACTGTGTGTGGCATCTACTACCTTGTGTATTTTGGGCTTCCTTTTCTGCACATGACCCTTCTTTCCACAAAGGCTTTATGGACATTAAAAGGTTAATGGAGATGAGGACAGTGGctcacccataatcccagctatgtgggagacagagattgggagatcagtttgaggccagccccagtaaaaagttagcaagaccccccagATCAaccaaaagccaggtgtggtagcatgcacctgtcatcccagctatatgggagaccGAAGGTACAAGGATTGTTGTTCAGGTGTTCTAGGCAAAAACTTgagccctatctgaaaagtaattaaagcaaaaagggatggaggtgtggttaAAGTGCTTGCCTGTCAAGCaggaggccaagttcaaaccctagtactgccaaaaggtcTAGTAGTGCCTAGACCTTCTTGCTCCCCCAATAGTGGTTTTGGTTTCTCTTTCTTAATATGTCTGAAGActgttcttttttgcttctttccaTGAGAGTGGCAGGTGGGGCATCATTTAGTGGTTTGGGAGATAATTTTGTGATGAACTAGGTCTTCACCTGGTAAGAGTTTGCTCTTGCCTTATTCCTTTTGAACATCCTTATCTGGAAGTTGGAGGGTTGATcctggatattttaaaataagaatttatttccATGCCCAGTTACCATATGTCCCAATGGATTGTGGATATGGATTCAGATAATAAGGATTTTCATTCACACTTCTCTTTTACTATGTTGTAATTTGTTCCTCTGCCTAGAACATAAAGATTCAGACAGGCATACTTCCAGTAACTTCAACAGGAAGCCAAAAAAAGCAGGTAGAGAGTTCTTTTCCTAACATCAATTTGATCATCATATGATCAAGTTAATAACATGtagtattttacatatattttaaacaccGAAACACTAGGCACTTTATGgacataatttttattaacatggtATCCCTGAGAGGCAAATTAGGTATAAACATTGTTCTGATTTACAGAAAGGGAAACAGAGGCAGATTGACTTACACACAAGACATATGGAACCAGAATTTACATCTATTGCTACTCTGATCAGTGcttttttcacaaaattatacATTGTTATACGAAAGATAATCTCATTTTTGACATATATCAGTCTTCTCAAATCATTTCAGATCCTGAGGCATTGCTTTTAAACTGGTGTTTCCTATATTTTACTGTCTGCTTACACAACATAACTCAGATACCATCTTCCCTGAATTGCTAATAAATGTCAGTTCTTTGTGCTAGGATTCCTGAACACTAGAACCCTAATTAATATCTATCTGAGTCAGCTGTGAATTATAGAATATTTTTCCCTATTACTTTCCCAGACCTCATTCCAGCCACAGGGTTGTAATTAAATAAGAATGTGAAAGTTATTTATCCCAGGTCTTCCACATCTGGCcatgtttgtcttctgttttGCCCACTGAAGTATGTTCAACAGATAATAGTTTCTTAATGTTTGTCTCCCAAAGGGGCTTGTCCCCTAAAACTTCTCATTTTCTCCCATTGCTAGCCAGTTGTTTCCTCGTAAAATAGCACAGTAGCTGGTTTACTGCTGACAAGTGGCCGCATTGTGGTCTGTTCTGGCACTCCATTTCAGCTAAGGTGATTATCTGCGTACCGCCCAGCCCATATTGCCAGTGTTTTTGATGCTTCAGTCCTTATCTGACTTTCCTTACTCTCTATCCTTTGCCCTTTGCTTCCCCATTTTCCCATTTCTCATCCACCTAGTGGTCAATTTTATGAGTTTTAGAAAGCTAATCCACCCTGTTTACCCAGTTACCTTCCCTCCCTTGAACAAGTCCTGCTTCCTGGAGAAAATACCTCCCGATTTTTCTTACAGCACTCGCTAATGCATTGGACCTTAACATTTATGCACAGCATTACTACCTAGCTTTCTAAGTTTCTCTAAAACGATTGCAGCTGTACACTTGCACTTATTTGTCCACATATTATCTctttatgtttataaaaataagaacagggTCTGTTTAACTTGTGCTATACCGGGCTTGTCATACTACTATGAATATATGAGCATTTAATTCAATACTATGTGATTGTAAAGATCAGTAATTATACTTGTGTGTAAAGAGCTGCTTttagataaaaaaataataaaaagagctgCTTTCAGTTATATACagctgaatgtgtgtgtgttggcagcTCCACTGACCAAACATATTCCCATCTTCCCTGCCATTAGGGAAAAAGTGGTCTGTTTTCCCCATACAGGGAACATGGCAGTGGTTCCGCTCATTGCAGATTGGTATCGAGCACCCATAGGGTACATAATACTATTCTAGATATTTGGAGTATGGAGGATTCCAAATTGGCAGGTTTATCTTCTTTCCCTGTTACATCCACCTGGCTTGCACTTTGAGTTTCTAGTCCACAAGGGACAAATGAAATTCAGatgatgggaaagaaagaaaatcaaactaGATCCTGTAAATGCAGTATTCTATTTCAATTCTTCTAGGACTTGGAGGAAACTAAGAGATCCAGTGTTTCTACAAGGTTTATGTTGTTTCCCTGTATAGAACACCTGGTTCTTGATAAGATGATTCATAGGGCAGAACTAAGGTGATCATTAAACTTTTTTAAGACTATCCCTGACAAACACATCATTCTGAGGAAAGGCTTAAGTGGTCACTCTTTCCAGTATTTCCATTATTGTATAAAGAAAAGCTAGACCCACTTAGTGAGCACAGTCACACAATTTCTCCCTGAAATGCTGCTGATGGGTTTTTCCAGTTGAAATGGAGCTAAATGACAGGATGAGAAAAGGATGCATATCAAATTCATAGGATCTATGAATGTCCTTTGTCCATCTATCATGTCCTCTCTGTTAAGGAAACAACATAGGCACTAATAGGAAAAAGATGCTATCCATCAGTTCAGATACAGGCAAGGAGAGGGACTGaaatctcatttgtaaaatgactaCAAATTGACACTAGATACAGGAGAAACATAAGGAGCAAACAATGGCATAAATCCTAAGGAGTGCTTCCTAAACCAGATTAGGACAGGGATCTCACTACTGGAAGACCTTCCAAACAATACATTTATTGAGGCTCTTTCCTTTACAGATTCTCAGGGGCTTGCTTAGGTGCTGACTGTGACAGAAGCTTTTCTCGTGTATGGATTTCTCGGTGTTTATTAAGGGCAGAGCTTTTAGTGAAGCACTTGCCACAGTCATGACATCCATAAGGTTtctctcctgtatgtgttctgtGATGTATACGTAAGTCTGAACTCTTACTGAAACTCTTTCCACAATCAGAACACACATGGGGCCTCTCTCCTGTGTGAATCCGCCGATGTGCACTGAAATGAGAACTGTTATTGAAGCTTTTTCCACACTCTTCACATTGATAGGGCTTTTCTCCTGTGTGGGTTCTCTGGTGAATTATAAGGCTTGAGCTCTGATTGAAGCGTTTTCCACACTCACCGCACTGATaaggtttctctcctgtgtggatTCTCCGATGGGTGATGAAATTTGAACTGTCACGGAAACTTTTCCCACAGTCAAGACACTTAtaaggcttctctccagtgtggattcTCCGGTGTCTAATGAGGCGTGCACTCCGATTGAAGCTTTTCCCACAGTCGGCACATTTATATGGATTTTCTACTTGGTGGGATATCTGATGCATGAGATGGGATTTGGAGCCAAAGCTTTTGCCACATCTGAGATATTTATATGATCTCTCTCCCAAGCATGGTCTCTGATGACTTAGGACTTTACCTAAACTCTTCTCTGGGAATGTcagttttcctctttttccccctGGAGTTTTTTCCCACTGTCTTTCTGATTCACTTTCACTACCTTTACCTTGATGACGATGACGGGGAATTTTCCTTTCAGACCTTGCAAGTAATGTCCTGTGCAGTTGTACTTCCTCAGAAATATCTCGTTTTGGATTCTCTTTATTGTTAAATCCAGCCTCAAAACCTGATATaagaatagaattttaaaagttaaccATTTCCTTAATTGTACATGCCAGGACAACGCAAAACCTGGGAGAAACTAAAGTTATCACATTAGATGGTTGAGGATGAAGAACTATAAAGTGCAACATTTTTAAGTCATAGAACCATTCTATTAAAAAATTAGGAAGCTCTTGACTCCCAAATTACTATTAcattgaaattattaaaattccaATATTTTACTTCCCTACCTAGTAATGTATCACACTTCTCATCTACATAAGCTGGATAATCTATTCTTTTAATTCTTCCTGAATATCTAGCATCTTCAGAAAATACTCTCTGTACAGTAAGGAAAACTCACCAGATTTTAGATAAAATGATCACCACACTTTTATAGGAAGATACTTTCTATGAGTGCTATTGCTCCACCTCAGGCCTGCCTGGTTATTCTTGTTCAGGTTCTTTGCCAATGCTAAAGGGGTTAGAAGGAAATGCCCAGGAACACTCTTTAGGAATCTTGTATATTCAGAAAGTTTTCATGAGTCCCCTTCCCCTCAAATTCCAATGTATGTTGGAAATAAAACAGAGTAGAAAAATACTTAGCATCTTTCAAAGAACAAAAggccttttaaaagaaaaactttgctAGAAGTGTCtctctaaaacattttctttgctcATGGAAAAGATAATCATTAAATGTTCCTAAGGCATGTACTCTAATGCCTTTCTGCTAAGGCAACTTTTTAACACTCTAAGAACCAAATACCAGGCTTCTTTGGGCCTCGTCTATGAGAAGTCACACTCAttcaaatgtttcattttaatttagatCCCAGAGTCTCTGCATGAAACCTAAGTGTAAAAGAATGCTGAGTGCCAGCCTATGTACGTACCCCCTAAAGCAGTATCTCCATCCAGAAACCTACTCTTATGacatgttccatgaaatagagaagATTTACTAAATTAACTGAAGTCTCAGAACTTTCAATATGGTAAATGTGTATTGTGAGACTCCAAGAGGGCTATTTAGTATTTCTCAaaactagtttttgttttttgttttttttttatgggactggggtttgaactgagggcttcacacctgcaaaaCAGGTGCTTTTGAACCTcccctccaatccattttgctttggttattttggaactgggagtctctcaaaccatttgcccaggctggccttgaactgtagtcCTCCCAAACttaagtctcccaagtagctagattgcaggtgtgatccaccagcaGCCCATTAAACCTAGTCATTTTTCAGTAGAATACATTGTCTCATGGAATTGGTGTTCCATGGAACCTCCTTAAAGAATGCTGGTTTAAAAGAATGGAAGTGAAGActattatttattgagtacctactgtgttcCCAGGCACTGTGGTAAGTACTTCACACAGCACCTCATTTACATCAACATAGTTTTGTTTTTGCcatgctaggaattgaacccagggttcaaACTTTACAAAGTTTGCAACTAAGGGCTgcgggtgtggctccagtggtagagcacttgcttagcaagcacaaggccttgagttcatctCTCTCAGAACAATGCTGTAGTGTGATGAAGCAAGTCAACAATAATTTATATCC
This window harbors:
- the Mapda gene encoding N6-Methyl-AMP deaminase isoform X5, coding for MTKKTYVESILEGIKQSKEENLDIDVRYLMAIDRRGGPSAAKETVKLAEEFFLSTKDTVLGLDLSGDPTMGQAKDFLEPLLEAKKSGLKLALHLSEIPNQKKETQMLLDLLPDRIGHGTFLNSSEGESLDLVDFVRHHRIPLELCLTSNIKSQTVPSYDQHHFGFWYSIAHPSVICTDDKGVFATYLSQEYQLAAETFNLTQSQVWDLSYESIDYIFASDSTRAELRKKWNHLKPNVLHF
- the Mapda gene encoding N6-Methyl-AMP deaminase isoform X6, with amino-acid sequence MAIDRRGGPSAAKETVKLAEEFFLSTKDTVLGLDLSGDPTMGQAKDFLEPLLEAKKSGLKLALHLSEIPNQKKETQMLLDLLPDRIGHGTFLNSSEGESLDLVDFVRHHRIPLELCLTSNIKSQTVPSYDQHHFGFWYSIAHPSVICTDDKGVFATYLSQEYQLAAETFNLTQSQVWDLSYESIDYIFASDSTRAELRKKWNHLKPNVLHF
- the Mapda gene encoding N6-Methyl-AMP deaminase isoform X4; this translates as MFHIIHQLTTSPEDILMVTKDVIKEFADDGVKYLELRSTPRGENATGMTKKTYVESILEGIKQSKEENLDIDVRYLMAIDRRGGPSAAKETVKLAEEFFLSTKDTVLGLDLSGDPTMGQAKDFLEPLLEAKKSGLKLALHLSEIPNQKKETQMLLDLLPDRIGHGTFLNSSEGESLDLVDFVRHHRIPLELCLTSNIKSQTVPSYDQHHFGFWYSIAHPSVICTDDKGVFATYLSQEYQLAAETFNLTQSQVWDLSYESIDYIFASDSTRAELRKKWNHLKPNVLHF